One genomic region from Vallitalea longa encodes:
- a CDS encoding extracellular solute-binding protein, with the protein MKKMFKQSIMILLVVILVISMVGCGKTDTVEGGSDDIKVAKKIDENINLTGYPIVKEPITLTMTGKQGVTKDWQNTIQLEQIKEQFGLDIKAEPYSNDSWKTQFTLMLSTNELTDIVVNSATPMSEINQYGEQGYFLALNEYLEYMPNLKAKLEEYPEWKAASTAPDGNIYSIGRLSISLIGEIPRIFLNKTWLDNVGMEEPTNLDELYEVLKTFKEKDANGNGDVNDEIPLSYDRDSYWYTDIPLLSAFGLYGFTRDYLLIEEDGTVASGNITDNYKAYLKYMKKLYSEGLIDQEAYIQTKQEFESKASEDRIGLIGCPSAPYVVAKKDNSWDRNWTAIGGLTEKAGQQGVIPLKNKVTDSGVIIVNADTKHPIAIARLIDYLCTDEGIFTGTHGFEGYSYEYKDLEGVQVIDHPLPVPEGYKTMGEYGQQKATIQGAFSLIKRATVGYPEEAVLKLTDERLEEVMEAPDNCGFSYWMLIIERLRRKENIVHKEVVPSLVYTEEEGKRVATLKTDITTYINTAVAQFVTGEVDIDEGWDNYVTSLKQMGLDELIKIEQTAYDRMFK; encoded by the coding sequence ATGAAAAAAATGTTTAAGCAAAGCATTATGATTCTATTAGTTGTAATACTTGTGATATCAATGGTTGGTTGTGGAAAAACTGATACTGTTGAGGGTGGTTCAGATGATATCAAAGTAGCTAAAAAAATAGATGAAAACATTAATTTAACAGGTTATCCCATTGTTAAAGAACCTATTACACTTACAATGACAGGTAAACAAGGTGTAACAAAGGATTGGCAAAATACAATTCAACTTGAACAGATTAAAGAGCAATTTGGACTTGATATCAAAGCAGAACCTTATTCTAACGATTCATGGAAAACTCAATTTACATTAATGTTATCTACTAACGAGCTAACAGATATTGTAGTAAATAGTGCTACACCAATGTCTGAAATAAACCAATATGGTGAGCAAGGGTATTTCTTAGCATTAAATGAATATTTAGAGTATATGCCTAATTTAAAAGCTAAATTAGAAGAATATCCTGAATGGAAAGCAGCTAGTACAGCACCTGATGGTAATATTTATTCAATAGGTAGATTAAGTATAAGTTTGATTGGAGAAATTCCTAGAATTTTCTTAAATAAAACTTGGCTTGATAATGTTGGAATGGAAGAACCTACTAATCTTGATGAACTTTATGAAGTGCTGAAAACTTTTAAAGAAAAGGATGCTAATGGAAATGGAGATGTCAATGATGAGATTCCTCTATCGTATGATCGTGATTCGTATTGGTATACAGATATCCCTCTTTTATCAGCATTTGGCTTATATGGATTCACACGAGACTATTTGTTAATTGAAGAAGATGGAACTGTAGCGTCAGGAAACATAACTGACAACTATAAAGCATACTTGAAATATATGAAAAAATTATATTCAGAAGGTTTAATAGATCAAGAGGCATATATTCAAACTAAACAAGAATTTGAATCTAAAGCTAGCGAAGATCGTATTGGACTTATAGGTTGTCCTTCTGCACCATATGTGGTAGCTAAAAAAGATAACTCATGGGATAGAAATTGGACAGCTATTGGAGGGTTGACTGAAAAAGCTGGACAACAAGGAGTAATTCCATTGAAAAATAAGGTTACAGATAGTGGAGTTATTATTGTAAATGCAGATACAAAGCATCCTATAGCAATTGCACGTTTGATTGATTACCTTTGCACAGATGAAGGGATTTTTACTGGAACTCATGGCTTTGAAGGATATTCATATGAGTATAAAGATTTAGAAGGAGTTCAAGTTATTGATCATCCTTTACCTGTGCCAGAGGGTTATAAAACAATGGGTGAGTATGGACAGCAAAAAGCAACTATTCAAGGTGCATTTTCATTGATAAAGAGAGCAACAGTAGGTTATCCAGAAGAAGCGGTATTAAAATTGACAGATGAACGTCTTGAAGAGGTCATGGAGGCTCCAGATAATTGTGGATTTAGCTATTGGATGTTAATAATAGAGCGATTAAGGCGTAAAGAAAATATTGTACATAAAGAGGTTGTACCTAGTCTTGTTTATACAGAAGAAGAAGGTAAAAGAGTAGCTACTTTAAAAACAGATATTACAACTTATATTAATACAGCTGTAGCTCAGTTTGTAACTGGTGAAGTTGATATTGATGAGGGTTGGGATAATTATGTTACATCACTAAAACAAATGGGACTTGACGAATTGATTAAAATTGAACAAACAGCATACGATCGTATGTTTAAGTAA
- a CDS encoding carbohydrate ABC transporter permease has protein sequence MANVVTRHKRKKTRMKIHGSDLAFDIINYTLLVLSFIITLYPILFVLSASISDPDAVSSGKMFLFPINPSLEGYKYVFMQKDIWVGYANTIFYTVLGTLINLAVTVPCAYALSRKNLAGRKYIMLLFIFTMYFNGGLIPSYLNANSLHLVDTRTIMLISGAVSVFNLIVARTFFENTIPEQLNEAAEIDGCGDFKTFTKIILPLSKPILVVLMLYYGVGHWNSYFNAMIYLKDHAKFPLQLILREILILSSFSSDIMTDSMSPEAMAALLEQQDTANMLKYSVIVVSTLPMMIIYPRLQKYFAKGVMIGSVKG, from the coding sequence ATGGCTAATGTAGTAACTAGACATAAAAGAAAAAAGACAAGAATGAAGATCCATGGCTCTGATTTGGCCTTCGATATAATAAATTATACATTATTAGTACTTAGTTTTATTATAACTTTATATCCTATTCTTTTTGTATTAAGTGCTTCTATAAGTGATCCAGATGCGGTTTCGTCAGGAAAAATGTTTTTGTTTCCAATTAATCCATCACTTGAAGGTTATAAATATGTTTTTATGCAAAAAGATATATGGGTTGGTTATGCAAATACAATATTTTATACTGTATTAGGTACGTTAATAAATCTAGCAGTGACTGTACCATGTGCATATGCATTGTCAAGAAAAAATTTAGCAGGACGAAAATACATAATGCTGCTTTTTATTTTCACTATGTATTTCAATGGAGGACTTATTCCAAGTTATTTGAATGCTAATTCATTACACCTTGTAGATACAAGAACTATTATGCTTATAAGTGGGGCAGTATCTGTGTTCAATCTTATTGTAGCTCGGACTTTCTTTGAGAATACGATTCCAGAACAATTAAATGAAGCAGCTGAAATAGATGGTTGTGGTGACTTTAAAACGTTTACAAAAATAATTTTACCTTTATCAAAGCCTATTCTTGTTGTACTTATGCTTTATTATGGTGTTGGGCATTGGAATTCATATTTTAATGCTATGATTTATTTGAAAGATCATGCAAAATTCCCATTGCAATTAATATTGCGTGAGATTTTAATTTTGAGTTCGTTTAGTTCGGATATAATGACAGATTCTATGAGTCCAGAAGCAATGGCTGCGTTACTTGAGCAACAAGATACAGCAAATATGTTGAAATATTCAGTTATTGTAGTATCAACACTACCAATGATGATTATTTACCCAAGGTTACAAAAGTACTTTGCTAAAGGAGTTATGATTGGATCAGTGAAAGGATAA
- a CDS encoding glycoside hydrolase family 3 N-terminal domain-containing protein, producing MKNTSINEKKIYKNTELPISERVKDLMKRMTLEEKIAQTISIDTTTLLIDENEETELFESGQIQNEKLKDLLVNGIGAFQLPGKHMSPEKSAVYRNILQKHIIDHTRLQIPVLSQEECLMGQLSKDSTMFPRPIGLAGTFDTELVEEIYTAIGKETNSRGGHQAFTPVLDIGRDPRWGRYEETFGEDTYLVSRMAVSVVKGLQGGSQGVEKGHIISSPKHFAGYGQCAGGRNFAPTDIPLRMFRDEILPPFKAAVMEAGAKGIMPSHSEIDGIPCHANKWLLTNVLRDEWGFDGIVISDYNDASRLDLLHHVSKDVEEAAVCALSAGLDMDIPSGSAFNSLLSAAKKSEEVVKLINQAVSRILKVKFELGLFENVYADPDEAKTLVNSKAHKTLAKKAADKTIILLKNENDLLPIEQKNIKSIAVIGPNADPVEFSYYSTRPNIGTSILNGIVGKVGNQCKVLYEKGCHITKSVKVIETETNVVSKNPTLYTLDEEIEEMKKAVEAAKKSDVAIVCIGGSPSSSREAVTLQKHYGDSATLDIVGQQNKLLEMLLETGTPTIVVLINGKPLSCGFVYDNAPAILEGWYLGQETGNAVADVLFGDVNPGGKLPVTLARSAGHLPAYYSQKPSGFLKDYLFEIEGPYFCFGHGLSYTTFEYEGLALSKSVIKIGDSVEVSVNVSNTGDRVGDEVVQMYIRDNVASVTRPKMLLKGFKRITLSPGDTKKVKFEITPDKIEFTGIDYKPTIEAGTFNIMVGTSSKKFDTVVLTVIE from the coding sequence ATGAAGAATACAAGTATTAATGAAAAAAAGATTTATAAGAATACTGAGTTGCCAATAAGTGAACGAGTTAAGGATCTTATGAAGAGAATGACATTAGAAGAGAAGATTGCTCAAACAATCTCTATTGATACGACAACCTTGTTAATTGATGAAAATGAGGAAACTGAGTTATTTGAGTCAGGTCAAATCCAAAATGAAAAACTTAAAGATTTGCTTGTTAACGGGATAGGAGCTTTTCAATTACCAGGTAAGCACATGTCACCTGAAAAAAGTGCAGTATATAGAAATATTTTACAAAAACATATAATAGATCATACAAGATTGCAGATTCCAGTATTGTCTCAAGAAGAATGTCTTATGGGACAGTTATCTAAAGATTCAACAATGTTCCCAAGGCCTATTGGTCTTGCAGGAACATTTGATACCGAGCTAGTTGAAGAAATCTATACTGCAATCGGAAAAGAAACAAATTCAAGAGGTGGACATCAAGCTTTTACACCGGTTTTAGATATTGGTAGAGATCCAAGATGGGGTAGGTATGAAGAGACATTTGGTGAAGATACTTATCTAGTTAGTAGAATGGCTGTATCTGTTGTAAAAGGTTTACAAGGTGGTAGCCAAGGTGTTGAAAAAGGACATATTATATCATCACCAAAACATTTTGCAGGTTATGGGCAATGTGCAGGAGGAAGGAATTTTGCACCTACAGATATACCGCTGCGTATGTTTAGAGATGAAATATTACCTCCTTTTAAAGCAGCAGTTATGGAAGCTGGGGCGAAAGGGATAATGCCATCTCACTCGGAAATAGATGGTATACCATGTCATGCTAATAAATGGTTACTAACGAATGTACTTAGAGACGAGTGGGGATTTGATGGTATCGTTATTAGTGATTATAATGATGCCTCTCGTTTGGATTTATTGCACCATGTTTCAAAAGATGTTGAAGAGGCAGCAGTTTGTGCTTTGAGTGCAGGTCTTGATATGGATATTCCTAGTGGTTCAGCATTTAATAGTCTTTTAAGTGCAGCTAAAAAATCTGAAGAAGTTGTAAAATTAATAAATCAAGCTGTGTCAAGAATTTTGAAAGTTAAATTTGAATTAGGCTTGTTTGAGAATGTGTATGCAGATCCAGATGAGGCGAAGACTTTAGTTAACAGCAAAGCTCATAAAACGTTAGCTAAAAAAGCAGCAGATAAGACAATTATCCTTTTGAAAAATGAAAATGATTTATTGCCTATAGAGCAAAAAAATATTAAATCTATTGCTGTAATTGGGCCAAATGCAGATCCAGTTGAATTTAGTTATTATAGTACACGTCCTAATATTGGTACAAGTATACTCAATGGTATAGTAGGTAAAGTAGGTAATCAATGTAAGGTATTATATGAAAAAGGTTGTCATATAACAAAAAGTGTAAAAGTTATAGAAACTGAGACTAACGTTGTTAGTAAAAATCCAACTCTTTATACTTTGGATGAAGAAATTGAAGAGATGAAAAAAGCTGTTGAGGCTGCAAAGAAATCAGATGTAGCTATTGTTTGTATTGGAGGATCACCATCATCTAGTCGTGAGGCAGTAACGCTTCAAAAGCATTATGGTGATAGTGCAACATTGGATATTGTTGGACAACAGAATAAACTTTTAGAGATGCTATTAGAAACTGGTACACCAACAATTGTTGTATTAATAAATGGAAAGCCATTATCTTGTGGATTTGTTTATGATAATGCTCCAGCTATACTTGAGGGGTGGTACTTAGGACAGGAAACAGGGAATGCGGTAGCAGATGTTCTATTTGGTGATGTTAATCCAGGAGGTAAATTACCGGTTACTTTAGCAAGATCTGCAGGACATTTACCTGCATACTACAGTCAAAAACCATCTGGATTCTTAAAAGATTATTTGTTTGAGATAGAAGGACCATATTTTTGCTTTGGACATGGATTAAGCTATACAACATTTGAGTATGAAGGATTAGCTCTTTCGAAATCAGTTATTAAAATTGGTGACAGTGTTGAAGTAAGTGTTAATGTCAGTAATACAGGCGACCGAGTGGGTGATGAGGTTGTACAGATGTATATTAGAGATAATGTAGCTTCTGTTACGAGACCGAAGATGTTGTTAAAAGGATTTAAACGAATTACATTAAGTCCGGGAGATACTAAAAAGGTTAAGTTTGAGATAACACCCGATAAGATTGAATTTACAGGTATTGACTATAAGCCAACTATTGAAGCTGGTACATTTAATATAATGGTTGGAACTAGTAGTAAAAAATTTGATACGGTAGTATTGACTGTAATAGAATAA
- a CDS encoding extracellular solute-binding protein: MKKMLKQSTMILLIVILVISMVGCGKTDTVNGNSDDTKSTKVTKKVDENINLTGYPIANKPITLTMTGRQGATKDWQNTIQLEQFKEQFGLDIKAEPYSNDSWKTQFTLMLSTDELTDIVVNSATSLTEINKYGEQGYFLPLNEYLEYMPNFKARLEEYPEWRAAITAPDGNIYSIAKFDMDPTRITPRIFLNQVWLDNVGMEEPTNLDELYKVLKAFKDKDANGNGDPDDEIPMVYGNNYWYTDITLLSAFGLQGYTRDYLLIEDKGTIASGNVTDNYKKYLKYMRKLYSEGLIDQEAYIQTRQEIESKASEDRVGLVGCPSAPYVVAKKDNSWDRNWTAIGGLTEKEGQQGVIPLKSKVTDSAAFIVNADTKYPIAIARLIDYLCTDEGILTGEYGFEGHSYEYKDLEGVKVVDIPVSEGYKSKEEYRQQRAIIQSAFLMMTGTIGRPEGAVINMTNERLNEVIADPDNNEFSYWLLLVERLRRKENIEYEEVVPKLVYTEKEGQRVATLKTDIISYINTAVAQFVTGEVDIDEGWDNYVTTLKQMGLNELIKIEQTAYDRMFK, encoded by the coding sequence ATGAAAAAAATGTTGAAGCAAAGCACTATGATTTTATTAATTGTGATACTAGTTATATCAATGGTTGGTTGTGGAAAAACTGATACTGTTAATGGTAATTCAGATGACACCAAAAGTACAAAAGTAACTAAGAAAGTAGATGAAAATATTAATTTAACAGGTTATCCCATTGCTAATAAGCCCATAACACTTACAATGACAGGTAGACAAGGTGCAACAAAGGATTGGCAGAACACGATTCAACTTGAACAGTTTAAAGAGCAATTTGGACTTGATATCAAAGCAGAACCTTATTCTAACGATTCATGGAAGACACAATTTACATTAATGTTGTCTACTGACGAGCTAACAGACATTGTAGTAAATAGTGCAACATCATTAACTGAAATAAACAAATATGGAGAGCAAGGATATTTCTTACCATTGAATGAATACTTAGAATATATGCCAAATTTTAAGGCTAGATTAGAAGAATATCCTGAATGGAGAGCAGCTATAACAGCACCTGATGGGAACATTTATTCAATAGCTAAATTTGATATGGATCCAACTAGGATAACTCCTAGAATCTTTTTGAATCAAGTTTGGCTTGATAATGTAGGAATGGAAGAACCTACTAATCTTGATGAACTTTATAAAGTACTTAAAGCTTTTAAAGATAAAGATGCTAATGGAAATGGAGATCCAGATGATGAAATTCCTATGGTGTATGGTAATAACTATTGGTATACAGACATTACTCTTTTATCAGCATTTGGTTTACAAGGATACACACGAGACTATTTATTAATTGAAGATAAGGGAACTATTGCGTCAGGAAATGTTACTGATAATTATAAAAAGTACTTGAAATATATGAGAAAACTATATTCAGAAGGTTTAATAGATCAAGAGGCATATATACAAACAAGACAAGAAATTGAATCTAAAGCAAGTGAAGATCGTGTTGGACTTGTAGGTTGTCCTTCTGCACCCTATGTAGTAGCTAAAAAAGATAACTCATGGGATAGAAATTGGACAGCTATTGGAGGGCTTACTGAAAAAGAGGGACAACAAGGAGTAATTCCATTGAAAAGTAAGGTTACAGATAGTGCAGCATTTATTGTAAATGCAGATACAAAGTATCCCATAGCAATTGCACGCTTAATTGATTACCTTTGTACAGATGAAGGAATTTTAACTGGAGAATATGGATTTGAAGGACATTCTTATGAGTATAAAGATTTGGAAGGTGTTAAAGTTGTTGATATTCCAGTGTCAGAGGGTTATAAATCAAAAGAGGAATATAGACAGCAAAGAGCAATTATTCAAAGTGCATTTTTGATGATGACAGGAACAATAGGTCGCCCTGAGGGAGCTGTAATAAATATGACCAATGAACGTCTTAATGAAGTTATAGCTGATCCAGACAATAATGAATTTAGCTATTGGTTGTTATTAGTTGAGCGATTAAGACGTAAAGAAAATATTGAATATGAAGAAGTTGTACCAAAGCTTGTTTATACAGAAAAAGAGGGACAAAGAGTAGCTACTTTGAAAACAGATATTATATCTTATATTAATACTGCTGTTGCTCAGTTTGTAACTGGGGAAGTTGATATTGATGAAGGTTGGGATAATTATGTTACAACATTAAAGCAAATGGGACTTAATGAATTAATTAAAATTGAACAAACAGCATATGATCGTATGTTTAAGTAA
- a CDS encoding ABC transporter permease, whose protein sequence is MEKAINNRMLKKNKNKKLKKRIIKHWQLYVMILPAVIYLIIFKYKPMYGVIIAFKDFDMRAGIMGSTWVGFDNFSRLFSSYWFPIILKNTLTISLLSLVIGFPIPIILALMVNEIKNEKMKHTFQTVSYAPHFISIIVVCGMVTLFLNPSTGIINKFLNLLGMESVFFMQNSGMFKWVYVLSGIWQNVGWGAIIYFAALSGVDKSLIESAEIDGANRLQKIKYINFPVLIPTMTILFILRCGQLLGVGYEKVYLLQNATNISASEVISTYVYKMGLINSDFSFSTAVGLFNSIINAIILILANRISRKVGKSSLW, encoded by the coding sequence ATGGAAAAGGCTATAAATAACAGAATGTTGAAAAAAAATAAAAATAAAAAGTTAAAAAAACGAATAATTAAACATTGGCAATTATATGTTATGATATTGCCTGCGGTTATATATCTTATTATTTTTAAATATAAACCAATGTATGGTGTAATTATTGCGTTTAAAGATTTTGATATGAGAGCGGGAATTATGGGAAGCACATGGGTAGGTTTTGACAACTTTAGTCGTTTATTCAGCTCTTATTGGTTTCCCATCATTTTGAAAAACACATTGACTATTAGTTTACTGTCTCTAGTTATTGGCTTTCCTATACCAATAATTTTAGCACTAATGGTTAATGAAATTAAGAATGAAAAAATGAAGCATACATTTCAAACAGTATCTTATGCACCTCATTTCATATCCATTATTGTAGTATGTGGTATGGTTACATTATTTTTGAATCCTTCTACAGGAATTATCAATAAATTTCTTAACTTATTAGGAATGGAATCTGTTTTCTTTATGCAGAATTCAGGAATGTTTAAATGGGTATATGTGTTAAGTGGTATTTGGCAGAATGTAGGATGGGGAGCCATTATATATTTTGCAGCTCTTTCGGGTGTTGATAAATCATTAATTGAGTCAGCAGAGATTGACGGTGCAAACCGACTTCAAAAAATTAAATATATTAACTTTCCAGTTCTTATTCCAACAATGACCATACTATTCATTTTACGTTGTGGACAACTATTAGGTGTAGGATATGAAAAAGTATATTTGTTACAAAATGCAACAAACATTAGTGCTTCTGAAGTTATTTCAACTTATGTATACAAAATGGGATTAATAAATTCTGATTTCTCATTCTCTACTGCAGTTGGATTATTTAACTCTATAATTAATGCAATTATTCTAATACTTGCAAATAGAATATCAAGAAAAGTGGGTAAATCAAGTTTATGGTAA
- a CDS encoding helix-turn-helix domain-containing protein, translated as MNKKTMIIKFFITYFFIVLPLLFFTIIITMNTTTRMKKDVNEVLANQLNKICAQLINEYQNYEENSIRLYSRPELAENKMKSNYIRARKGIEVLEDINCNDPYTVDVFLSYGNHYIYSAMGYSKCKVHFENVLSCTKDSTLKALELMDTKENRVEVLYTDKSGYLVYHYMNRNWASSVGSSVNYCIDFDQFKLKLEQLTDRFPAYIIVTINNQEEIHFGYNEVHGLSLLTTEENLTTELKGYTVVSDAIKDMGIKIEVIYDSDQLYKNVTYNQRFNYVFITLSVLITMIVSFYVSKKRYKDIEMLEIDLKERRISKKNYEFSFVESIVNTIIFESDNWQKIAVESQKQLKRQVAMQLFYGLIKEPNEINRILESSQIELYEDYYFIGGIIIKDKDILIEEFENFLETELFCKVPINGQTAMLFLVESPNEDYLYQKRNSVVQRLIKAGKLENTGGIRIGFSQMYQNISMASYAYIEAVSTLRKMSNCQGFRKIEFWENVIKAREEVLQLPEKDVEGYVKALKEENQSDIEYWIQRMNQYIFYQIDSEENRCYLRFCMLQPLIMMVKNQDESHVKGKLVSDAIKYASSSGEEFNETINKIVFQYCKKTKKQDDFVRIIKYIDENFSRYDLSLDEVAAYSGFTKAYLSRLFKSKTGKGYSKYVTELRMNKAKKLLVETDLPIKDIVPQLGYIDVPNFRKRFKIECGMNASAYRKEYVENSNS; from the coding sequence ATGAATAAAAAAACTATGATAATTAAATTTTTCATTACTTATTTTTTTATTGTGTTGCCTTTATTGTTTTTTACAATTATTATAACAATGAATACAACAACTCGAATGAAAAAAGATGTTAATGAAGTATTGGCTAATCAGTTAAATAAGATTTGTGCTCAACTAATAAACGAGTATCAAAATTATGAAGAAAATAGTATACGTTTATATTCTAGACCTGAATTAGCAGAAAATAAGATGAAATCTAATTACATAAGAGCAAGAAAAGGCATAGAAGTGTTAGAAGATATTAATTGTAATGACCCATATACGGTTGACGTGTTTTTATCTTATGGAAATCATTACATTTATTCAGCTATGGGTTATTCAAAATGTAAAGTCCATTTTGAAAATGTTCTTAGCTGTACTAAAGATTCTACCCTTAAAGCCTTAGAGTTAATGGATACAAAAGAGAATAGAGTAGAGGTATTATATACGGATAAATCCGGTTATCTGGTTTATCATTATATGAATAGAAATTGGGCTAGTAGTGTTGGAAGCTCTGTCAATTATTGCATTGATTTTGATCAATTTAAACTAAAACTAGAGCAGTTAACAGATCGTTTCCCGGCCTATATAATAGTCACTATTAATAATCAAGAAGAAATTCATTTTGGATATAATGAAGTTCATGGATTATCACTTCTTACTACTGAAGAAAATCTTACAACTGAGCTAAAAGGTTATACAGTAGTTTCAGATGCTATTAAAGATATGGGGATAAAGATAGAAGTTATATATGACTCAGATCAATTATATAAAAATGTTACATATAATCAGAGATTTAATTATGTCTTTATTACTTTGAGTGTTTTGATTACAATGATTGTTTCTTTTTATGTAAGTAAGAAACGATATAAAGATATTGAAATGCTTGAAATAGATTTAAAGGAGAGGAGAATTTCAAAAAAGAATTACGAATTTAGTTTTGTAGAGTCCATTGTTAATACAATAATATTTGAAAGCGATAATTGGCAAAAAATTGCTGTTGAATCTCAAAAACAGTTAAAGAGACAAGTGGCAATGCAATTGTTCTATGGATTAATAAAAGAACCGAATGAGATTAATAGAATATTGGAAAGTTCTCAAATAGAATTATATGAAGATTATTATTTTATAGGTGGTATTATTATTAAAGACAAAGATATTCTTATTGAAGAGTTTGAGAATTTTCTTGAAACAGAGTTGTTTTGTAAAGTACCAATTAATGGTCAGACTGCTATGCTATTCTTGGTTGAAAGCCCTAACGAAGATTACTTATATCAGAAAAGAAACAGTGTTGTGCAACGTTTGATTAAAGCAGGTAAGTTGGAGAATACAGGGGGTATTCGAATAGGATTTAGTCAAATGTATCAGAACATATCTATGGCTAGTTATGCTTATATAGAGGCTGTTAGTACATTGCGTAAGATGAGTAACTGTCAGGGCTTTAGGAAGATTGAATTTTGGGAGAATGTAATTAAAGCAAGAGAAGAGGTCTTGCAACTGCCAGAAAAAGATGTAGAGGGTTATGTTAAGGCTTTGAAGGAAGAGAACCAATCAGATATTGAATATTGGATACAACGAATGAACCAGTACATATTTTATCAAATAGATTCCGAAGAAAATAGATGTTATCTACGATTTTGTATGCTTCAACCGTTGATTATGATGGTGAAAAATCAAGATGAATCTCATGTGAAAGGAAAACTGGTATCCGATGCCATTAAATATGCTTCATCTAGTGGTGAAGAATTTAATGAAACAATAAATAAAATTGTTTTTCAGTACTGCAAAAAGACAAAGAAACAGGATGATTTTGTTCGTATAATTAAATATATAGACGAAAATTTTAGTCGCTATGATTTATCGTTAGATGAAGTTGCAGCTTATTCAGGGTTTACAAAAGCTTATTTAAGTCGTTTGTTTAAAAGCAAAACAGGTAAAGGCTACAGTAAATATGTTACAGAGCTTCGTATGAATAAAGCAAAGAAATTATTGGTTGAAACAGATTTACCTATAAAAGATATAGTTCCTCAATTAGGGTACATAGATGTACCTAACTTTAGAAAACGATTTAAAATAGAATGTGGTATGAATGCTTCAGCATATCGCAAAGAATATGTCGAAAATAGCAATAGTTAA